In Thermospira aquatica, the following proteins share a genomic window:
- a CDS encoding methyltransferase domain-containing protein codes for MKKQRELTYQEKKNCPLCGGEAGFFREIDRWQPPLTIWRCGECHFQFQPKETEEAAHLYDEGYYTGTSIYTYQDERQHKDAAMAVWRSRVNALSRLEKSTGPKRWLDVGCAFGGLLEAAKEKGYEPYGLEISEYSGGYARTVFPGHIWIGNVEDFDLPQDFFSVVSLVEVIEHLAHPMKALERVYRSLQEGGLLLVQTADMDGLQARFKGENYHYYLPGHLSYFDRHNLALVLRRVGFRRIRFIGGVEFGLLPKLIKSRDSFHSLWDYRHWIRISLYHLASKITIGPWHLTSSMVMLAWK; via the coding sequence ATGAAGAAACAGAGAGAACTCACCTATCAGGAGAAAAAAAACTGTCCCCTCTGTGGTGGAGAGGCAGGATTCTTTCGTGAGATTGATCGTTGGCAGCCTCCCCTCACCATATGGCGTTGTGGAGAGTGTCATTTTCAGTTTCAACCAAAAGAAACAGAAGAAGCTGCTCATCTCTATGATGAGGGATATTATACGGGAACCTCTATCTATACCTATCAGGATGAAAGGCAGCACAAGGATGCCGCCATGGCAGTGTGGCGATCAAGAGTGAATGCTCTCTCACGGTTGGAGAAGTCAACGGGACCCAAGAGATGGCTCGATGTGGGTTGTGCTTTTGGTGGGCTTCTTGAAGCTGCGAAGGAAAAAGGATATGAACCCTATGGACTTGAGATTTCTGAGTATTCAGGAGGATATGCAAGGACGGTTTTTCCAGGACATATCTGGATTGGTAACGTCGAGGATTTTGATCTTCCGCAAGACTTTTTTTCTGTTGTGTCTCTTGTAGAGGTGATAGAACACCTCGCGCATCCCATGAAGGCTCTGGAGAGAGTCTATCGTTCTCTTCAAGAAGGAGGACTTCTTCTTGTCCAGACAGCAGATATGGATGGTCTGCAGGCTCGTTTCAAAGGGGAAAACTATCACTACTATCTTCCCGGTCATTTATCGTATTTTGATAGACATAATCTTGCCTTGGTTCTTCGGAGGGTGGGATTTCGCAGGATACGGTTTATCGGTGGTGTGGAATTTGGACTTTTACCAAAACTTATAAAAAGTCGAGATTCTTTTCATAGTTTATGGGATTATCGACACTGGATACGTATTTCTCTCTACCATCTTGCAAGCAAAATTACCATAGGTCCCTGGCATCTCACAAGCTCTATGGTAATGCTAGCCTGGAAGTAG